In the Muricauda sp. MAR_2010_75 genome, one interval contains:
- a CDS encoding AbiV family abortive infection protein — MKNDAFYLDGYRHALDNAKSLLDIATCASEMNNRGAGTSLCILSAEESIKAVFILQQSVNPNQKISDYEDIFKSHKTKHEYIVELFKQMDRFRFKILEEYGKVRHDRKLRRKVARKNPKIMKTVDWAFQNFKSIPEMMDTFDWFEKANVQKNYGLYLGLNQQKGAWNIPIKTEAIVFKRALRNAKNIYEYAVYSKEILTDPSVIKKHQTE; from the coding sequence ATGAAAAATGATGCGTTTTATTTAGACGGTTACAGGCATGCTCTGGATAATGCAAAATCTTTGTTGGATATTGCAACATGTGCGTCTGAAATGAATAACCGTGGAGCTGGAACATCACTTTGTATCCTTTCAGCAGAAGAATCTATAAAAGCAGTGTTTATATTACAGCAAAGTGTCAATCCAAATCAAAAAATAAGTGATTATGAAGATATATTCAAAAGCCACAAAACCAAACATGAGTATATCGTTGAACTCTTCAAACAAATGGATCGATTCAGATTCAAAATTTTAGAGGAATATGGGAAAGTTAGGCATGATCGAAAACTTAGAAGAAAAGTAGCCCGAAAAAACCCCAAAATAATGAAAACTGTAGATTGGGCCTTTCAAAATTTTAAATCCATACCTGAAATGATGGATACTTTTGATTGGTTCGAAAAAGCAAATGTTCAAAAAAATTATGGCCTGTATCTGGGTTTAAATCAGCAAAAAGGTGCATGGAACATCCCAATTAAAACAGAAGCGATTGTGTTTAAAAGAGCATTGAGAAACGCCAAGAATATCTATGAATATGCAGTCTACAGTAAGGAGATATTAACAGATCCAAGTGTTATTAAAAAGCATCAAACAGAGTAG
- a CDS encoding LexA family transcriptional regulator, which produces MNLHRTQERLLDLLSKNLDSPLSMRDLQEELGLSSPSLVYHHINQLESKGLLKRNPSNPSDYQILSTPEEPITFLNLYGPAKCGPDGTILSGNPITRIPLPSSLISFSVDQAFLVQAEGDSMVPEIRNKDLVIAKKQQSAENGEIVVCSLDGGVRIKKFRRVTNEVCILESINQNHDPIVVKEGMTFNIEGIFKGLIRR; this is translated from the coding sequence ATGAATCTTCACAGAACCCAAGAGCGACTTCTAGATTTGCTTTCCAAAAATCTCGACTCTCCATTATCAATGAGAGACTTACAGGAAGAGCTAGGGCTGTCATCTCCTAGCCTTGTTTACCACCATATTAACCAATTAGAGAGTAAAGGACTGCTTAAAAGAAATCCTAGCAACCCTTCTGATTATCAAATTTTATCTACGCCTGAGGAACCAATTACTTTTCTAAACCTTTATGGGCCAGCCAAATGTGGTCCTGACGGAACGATTCTTTCTGGTAACCCAATTACGCGAATACCTTTACCTTCAAGTTTAATTTCATTTTCTGTCGATCAAGCATTTTTAGTGCAAGCCGAGGGAGATTCAATGGTTCCAGAAATAAGAAATAAAGATTTAGTAATAGCGAAAAAACAGCAATCTGCAGAGAATGGTGAAATTGTAGTCTGCAGCTTGGATGGAGGAGTTAGAATAAAAAAATTTCGTAGGGTAACTAATGAAGTATGTATACTGGAATCAATTAATCAAAATCACGACCCAATCGTAGTGAAAGAAGGTATGACTTTTAATATTGAAGGAATATTTAAAGGATTAATTCGGAGATAA
- a CDS encoding PVC-type heme-binding CxxCH protein, translated as MRRTKLLNLGIFLGLLIAFSCKKEPLKPLETPVVIELDSVYLNQKVAEAEKMGSIQLADGLQLSLWAPDTLAPDPIAMDIDAQGRIFFTRTNRQKNSEFDIRGYRHWMTASNSFKTVTDRKAFLHETFSTAKSEENAWLSDLNGDGNHDWMDLAVEEEEIWRLEDADNNGVAEKATRVVHDFHTVETDVANALLVDDETLFVGIAPDMWRMEDTNGDEVFDTKTSLATGFGVHIGFSGHGMSGAIMGPDGKLYWGIGDIGASITDKERNRYPYPNQGVIVRSNPDGSNFEVFAHGLRNTHEFVFDTYGNIISSDNDGDHRGESERLVHIVEGSDAGWRSNWQYGKYTDPKNNGYRVWMDEKFFLPRWEGQAAHIIPPIMNYHNGPTGMLFNPGTALGSDWVDKFFLVEFVGDPALSHIWSFDLKPKGASFELNSETDVLSGILPTAIKFGPDGALYVADWLNGWDTKNSGRVWKLDVTDSENDLAEQRAKTQEWMTTDFSALSNDELVELLRYPDMRIRQKAQFQLAKSSFWGYRKLKRVAQEDDHQLARIHAIWGIGQLAAKELDKADVLENLLNDTDQEIVAQSLKVLGDLRYTEGNSKMISLLKSESPRVQFFAAQALGRIKAQNAVQPLLDMLAKNADKDVYLRHAGVLALSRIGEVEPLVNLANSENRSLKIAAVLVLRRMKSLQVATFLKDADEYIVTEAARAINDDKGIEKALPELAALLENPKSSSEPLMRRVINAALRVGGERQLDLLIHYAKNKSAPPVLRGEALAALSTWASPSVMDRVDGHHLGEISRPLEPIQKKISGSLSDFLNDDNQEVLVGGLKLVSSLQLKGHENRLVQLMRSHPSPLARSEALKALGNVGYDQLAQVMRLGMGDENAQVRRTAVGLIGELSLSKDELPGVVNPIFDKGGIGEQQALLEVLSEMPVEKSEAVLLSLLQRAARGNIDEAVMLDLIEAASNSGSEKLGNQLAALQNQGYGTGAYTETLHGGSWWDGQTVFVSNPTAQCVRCHALKGSGGKVGPALDDIGNTLSREQILEALIEPSKRIAPGYGSVTLTLTNGQEVTGLLEEENEEGLILRTSDAEPLEVAHSRIQSRRNSPSGMPPMGKLINKRELRDLIEYLSSLKLEK; from the coding sequence ATGAGGCGTACGAAACTTTTGAATCTGGGCATCTTCCTTGGATTGCTCATTGCTTTTTCCTGTAAAAAAGAACCCCTTAAACCCTTAGAAACCCCAGTTGTAATTGAGTTGGACTCAGTCTACCTCAACCAAAAAGTCGCTGAGGCAGAAAAGATGGGCTCAATCCAATTGGCAGATGGGCTTCAACTTAGTCTTTGGGCGCCTGACACGCTGGCTCCAGACCCCATTGCCATGGATATTGATGCGCAGGGCCGTATCTTCTTTACCCGCACCAACCGCCAAAAAAATTCAGAGTTTGATATTCGTGGCTATCGGCATTGGATGACCGCTTCCAATAGTTTTAAAACGGTCACTGACCGCAAAGCTTTCCTGCATGAAACCTTTTCAACAGCTAAAAGTGAAGAAAATGCTTGGTTGTCCGACCTTAATGGAGATGGCAACCATGACTGGATGGATTTAGCCGTGGAAGAGGAAGAAATATGGCGATTGGAAGATGCAGACAATAATGGCGTTGCCGAAAAAGCAACTCGCGTTGTCCATGATTTTCATACTGTTGAAACCGATGTGGCCAACGCTTTGCTTGTAGATGACGAAACTCTTTTTGTGGGTATTGCACCAGATATGTGGCGTATGGAAGATACCAACGGTGACGAAGTCTTTGACACAAAGACTTCACTGGCAACGGGTTTTGGTGTTCATATTGGTTTTAGCGGTCACGGCATGTCCGGTGCAATCATGGGGCCCGATGGCAAACTCTATTGGGGTATTGGTGACATTGGGGCAAGCATCACTGATAAAGAAAGAAATCGATATCCATACCCCAACCAAGGGGTCATTGTACGCAGCAATCCAGATGGGTCCAATTTTGAGGTGTTTGCCCATGGCCTTCGGAATACACACGAATTTGTTTTTGACACGTATGGCAATATCATCTCTTCCGATAATGATGGCGACCATAGAGGAGAAAGTGAACGGTTGGTCCATATTGTTGAAGGTTCTGATGCCGGATGGCGTTCCAATTGGCAATATGGAAAGTATACTGACCCAAAAAACAATGGATATAGGGTTTGGATGGATGAAAAGTTCTTCCTCCCCCGATGGGAAGGACAAGCGGCACATATTATTCCCCCCATTATGAACTACCACAATGGTCCAACAGGAATGCTTTTTAATCCCGGGACAGCTTTGGGCTCAGATTGGGTGGACAAATTCTTCTTGGTTGAGTTTGTGGGCGACCCTGCCCTATCCCATATTTGGTCCTTCGATTTAAAACCAAAAGGAGCTTCGTTTGAGCTCAACTCAGAAACGGATGTGTTGAGCGGTATTTTGCCCACCGCCATCAAGTTTGGGCCAGATGGCGCCCTTTACGTTGCAGACTGGCTCAATGGCTGGGACACAAAAAATTCCGGACGGGTTTGGAAACTGGATGTTACCGATTCAGAAAACGATTTGGCCGAACAACGTGCCAAAACCCAAGAATGGATGACTACGGACTTTTCAGCATTGAGCAATGATGAACTGGTCGAATTACTACGCTATCCCGATATGCGTATCCGGCAAAAAGCACAATTTCAATTGGCCAAAAGTAGCTTTTGGGGCTATCGGAAATTGAAGCGGGTAGCTCAGGAAGATGACCATCAACTGGCACGAATCCATGCCATTTGGGGCATTGGCCAACTCGCGGCCAAAGAATTGGACAAAGCCGATGTTTTAGAGAACCTTTTGAACGACACGGATCAGGAGATTGTTGCCCAAAGCTTAAAAGTATTGGGAGACTTACGCTATACCGAAGGAAATTCCAAAATGATAAGCCTGTTAAAATCAGAGAGTCCCAGAGTACAGTTTTTTGCTGCCCAAGCATTGGGTCGCATTAAGGCGCAAAATGCCGTTCAGCCTTTATTGGATATGTTGGCGAAGAATGCCGATAAGGATGTTTACCTCCGTCACGCGGGGGTATTGGCCCTTTCACGAATTGGAGAGGTTGAGCCTTTGGTAAACTTGGCAAACAGTGAAAATCGTTCTCTGAAAATTGCAGCTGTCTTGGTTCTACGGAGAATGAAAAGCCTTCAAGTGGCCACCTTTTTAAAAGATGCCGATGAATATATCGTCACTGAAGCCGCCAGAGCCATCAATGACGACAAGGGGATTGAAAAAGCCCTTCCTGAGTTGGCGGCACTGTTGGAAAATCCAAAATCCAGTTCAGAACCGCTCATGCGACGCGTCATTAATGCTGCGCTTCGAGTCGGAGGTGAAAGACAGTTAGACCTTTTGATTCATTATGCCAAGAACAAAAGCGCTCCTCCCGTATTACGAGGAGAAGCCTTGGCCGCTTTGAGCACTTGGGCCTCACCTTCAGTTATGGATCGCGTAGATGGTCACCACTTGGGCGAAATATCACGCCCATTGGAACCTATTCAAAAGAAAATAAGCGGAAGTTTATCCGATTTCTTAAATGATGATAACCAAGAAGTATTGGTAGGTGGTTTAAAATTGGTGTCGTCCCTTCAATTGAAAGGACATGAAAACCGTTTGGTTCAACTCATGCGAAGTCATCCTTCACCCTTGGCAAGGTCAGAAGCCTTGAAGGCTTTGGGCAATGTAGGTTATGATCAACTGGCGCAGGTGATGCGTTTGGGCATGGGTGATGAAAATGCTCAAGTGAGACGAACCGCCGTTGGGTTGATAGGAGAACTTTCCCTTAGTAAAGATGAACTACCAGGTGTTGTAAATCCTATTTTTGACAAAGGTGGTATCGGTGAACAACAAGCTTTGCTGGAGGTCTTGTCAGAAATGCCAGTGGAAAAAAGTGAAGCTGTTCTTTTGAGTTTATTACAAAGGGCCGCACGTGGAAATATTGATGAAGCCGTTATGTTAGATTTGATTGAAGCCGCTTCAAATAGTGGTTCCGAAAAGCTCGGGAACCAACTCGCTGCACTACAAAATCAAGGCTATGGTACTGGAGCCTATACTGAAACCCTCCATGGTGGCAGTTGGTGGGACGGTCAAACTGTTTTTGTAAGTAATCCTACCGCCCAATGTGTACGTTGTCATGCATTAAAAGGTTCTGGCGGTAAAGTAGGTCCGGCTTTGGATGATATTGGAAACACCTTGTCTCGAGAACAAATTTTGGAAGCTTTGATTGAACCTTCAAAACGGATTGCTCCAGGCTATGGCAGCGTTACCTTGACATTGACCAACGGACAAGAGGTCACAGGGTTGTTGGAAGAAGAGAACGAAGAAGGTCTTATCCTTAGAACTTCAGACGCCGAACCGCTTGAAGTGGCACATTCCCGCATTCAGAGCAGGCGTAATTCTCCTTCAGGAATGCCGCCAATGGGAAAACTAATCAATAAACGCGAACTTCGGGATTTGATAGAATATCTGAGTAGTCTTAAGCTAGAGAAATAA
- a CDS encoding serine hydrolase: protein MKTRLLFLCTILLITVSCSSDPSPSPKENEDTQITFEDLQVSIRNILDNETVLNDVKGISVSVHIPGESVWNGVAGNAIPGTPITVNTKFAIASITKTAIAAVMLQLVEEEKLSLDDPLSNWLPSIENIDPDITVRQLLRHQSGIFDYLANPNTPTSSEFGDTDGWTPLEILETFVDAPVFSAGQNFGYSNTNYIVLGIIIESIEGKTIGQVLRDRLWNPLGLQSFYFLGEEEAPEPLADGWSDMDGDGVKDNIDFLLINQEAQSLRWAAGALVATPNEIAIWAKKLYTTNEVLTSTSQTEMTSFVSFTDGVWTGYGLGVQRFSFQGRTQWGHLGGVRGYRALFVYDVESGAIISLCTNVSAVDIYAIMEDVMAEFVAYSGT from the coding sequence ATGAAAACCAGACTACTTTTCCTATGTACAATACTGTTGATCACCGTTTCCTGTTCCAGTGACCCAAGTCCAAGCCCAAAGGAAAATGAAGATACACAAATCACCTTTGAAGATTTACAAGTTTCAATTCGGAACATCCTGGATAATGAAACTGTTTTAAATGATGTAAAGGGAATCTCTGTATCGGTACATATTCCCGGTGAGTCAGTTTGGAACGGGGTTGCGGGCAACGCTATCCCCGGCACTCCCATTACGGTCAACACCAAGTTTGCTATTGCCAGTATCACAAAAACTGCAATAGCTGCGGTTATGCTCCAATTGGTTGAAGAGGAAAAACTGTCGCTGGATGATCCATTGAGTAATTGGCTTCCGTCAATTGAGAATATTGATCCAGACATTACTGTGCGGCAGTTACTGCGCCATCAAAGTGGTATTTTTGATTATTTGGCAAACCCCAATACGCCTACTTCTTCAGAGTTTGGTGATACAGACGGTTGGACCCCACTCGAAATCTTGGAGACCTTTGTGGATGCGCCTGTTTTTTCTGCGGGACAGAATTTTGGATATTCAAATACCAATTATATCGTTTTAGGAATCATTATAGAGTCCATTGAAGGAAAAACAATTGGTCAAGTGCTTAGAGACCGATTGTGGAACCCACTTGGATTGCAGTCTTTTTATTTTTTGGGAGAGGAAGAAGCCCCGGAACCGCTGGCTGACGGATGGTCAGACATGGACGGTGATGGGGTCAAGGACAATATTGACTTTCTTTTGATAAACCAAGAAGCCCAAAGTTTACGATGGGCTGCTGGTGCTTTGGTGGCAACACCCAATGAAATTGCAATATGGGCCAAAAAGCTCTATACCACCAATGAAGTTTTAACCAGTACATCCCAAACCGAAATGACCTCATTTGTGTCGTTCACCGACGGTGTTTGGACGGGATATGGTCTGGGTGTGCAACGTTTTTCGTTTCAGGGAAGAACCCAATGGGGGCACTTGGGCGGTGTTAGGGGGTATCGCGCCCTATTTGTATACGATGTTGAGTCTGGGGCAATTATTTCCTTATGTACCAATGTCTCTGCTGTGGACATTTATGCCATTATGGAAGATGTTATGGCCGAGTTTGTGGCGTATAGTGGAACTTGA
- a CDS encoding NAD(P)H-dependent oxidoreductase, whose product MRLLESLKWRYATKKFDSSRKVNENDLEKLKEAVQLSVSSYGLQLYKVLVISDKETREKLLPFSWGQSQVTEASHLFVFCNYTEHREEDVDAYIASTAKIQGTTLEKLTSYRNFIKESLSRMNWSEWQAWSEKQTYLALSNLLTACAELKIDACPMEGFDREDYNKILKLEERGLSTSIIAPVGYRSADDHTQFRKKVRKPITEIFEMF is encoded by the coding sequence ATGAGATTATTGGAAAGTTTAAAATGGCGTTATGCCACAAAAAAGTTTGACTCTTCGAGAAAAGTCAACGAAAATGATTTGGAAAAACTGAAAGAGGCCGTACAACTATCTGTATCGTCATACGGATTGCAACTGTATAAGGTTTTGGTGATTTCCGATAAGGAGACACGCGAAAAATTATTGCCCTTTTCATGGGGACAATCCCAAGTTACGGAAGCTTCACACCTTTTTGTTTTTTGTAATTATACGGAGCACAGGGAAGAAGACGTGGATGCGTATATTGCTTCAACGGCCAAAATACAAGGTACTACCTTGGAAAAGTTGACCAGCTATAGAAATTTTATCAAAGAGAGTCTTTCGCGGATGAATTGGTCTGAATGGCAGGCCTGGTCCGAAAAACAGACCTATTTGGCATTATCGAATTTATTGACGGCCTGTGCCGAACTTAAGATTGATGCTTGCCCCATGGAAGGATTTGACAGGGAGGACTATAATAAGATTCTCAAGTTGGAAGAAAGAGGGTTGAGTACCAGTATTATTGCGCCAGTAGGGTATCGGTCAGCCGATGACCATACCCAATTCAGAAAAAAGGTACGAAAACCCATTACGGAAATTTTTGAGATGTTTTAG
- a CDS encoding DMT family transporter: MDKGIYFLLAILGGVSLAMQGGLNAQLGVQLKSSILASLVAFAFSALFALLLVLVLTRSSMDFSLYRNVPAYLWFSGAFFSVIGICLYYYTIPKLGISTMISLGLFGQLLFATVAGHFGWFGLPNEPLVIKRALGIFAMALGIFLMNKN; this comes from the coding sequence ATGGACAAGGGTATTTATTTTTTACTGGCAATTTTGGGTGGAGTTTCCTTGGCCATGCAGGGAGGGCTCAATGCCCAATTGGGAGTGCAGCTTAAAAGTTCCATTCTGGCCTCTTTGGTGGCCTTTGCTTTCAGTGCATTATTTGCGCTCTTGTTGGTCTTGGTATTGACAAGGTCTTCAATGGATTTCAGTCTTTACAGAAATGTGCCTGCATATTTATGGTTCTCTGGAGCATTTTTCAGTGTGATTGGTATTTGTCTATACTATTATACCATTCCCAAACTGGGTATATCGACGATGATATCACTGGGGCTTTTTGGACAATTGCTTTTTGCCACTGTAGCCGGACACTTTGGATGGTTTGGCCTCCCTAATGAACCTCTTGTCATTAAAAGGGCATTGGGCATATTTGCAATGGCTTTGGGGATTTTCTTGATGAACAAAAATTAG
- a CDS encoding antibiotic biosynthesis monooxygenase → MHVVIYKFEVIQGREPQFREVWAKLTQAFLDHAMSLGSRLHKDENGVFMAYAQWPDEETFLKSKDKLPLYSKRLISQMETSCASIAILHKLNVEMDLLISG, encoded by the coding sequence ATGCATGTTGTTATTTACAAATTTGAAGTAATCCAAGGAAGAGAACCACAATTTAGAGAGGTATGGGCTAAATTGACCCAAGCATTTTTGGATCACGCCATGAGTCTTGGTTCTCGATTGCATAAAGATGAAAATGGTGTTTTTATGGCCTATGCCCAATGGCCGGATGAGGAAACCTTTTTAAAATCAAAAGACAAACTACCATTATATTCCAAGAGGTTAATTTCCCAAATGGAAACATCATGTGCGTCGATTGCTATTCTCCACAAGTTGAATGTTGAAATGGATTTACTAATAAGTGGATAG
- a CDS encoding GNAT family N-acetyltransferase has translation MNQHIVEHLFRFWREIGRLGGFIHQGMEYDYTAPDQKSWPSKVFGLKTSGLYIDSLKDGIRAEVIPNSVGIHEDEEMGTQLLNQGFVLTSSVAAMSMDATGGNFEPETYIAQIERVDSDEKARIFADVASQSFGYPVLETTISPLHKRQSFKLFLGKLGNFYCSCGIVYLDKDKVAGIHMIGTLPEFRGRGLGKIMTKHLIQVAQKNESQQIFLVASEAGERIYSKMGFKKHGVLQSYSL, from the coding sequence ATGAACCAGCATATTGTAGAACACCTTTTTAGATTTTGGAGAGAGATTGGTAGGTTGGGCGGATTTATTCATCAGGGCATGGAGTATGACTATACAGCTCCAGACCAAAAATCATGGCCCAGCAAAGTCTTTGGTCTAAAAACTAGCGGACTGTATATCGATTCGCTAAAAGATGGAATAAGAGCAGAAGTTATCCCCAATTCTGTTGGCATTCATGAAGATGAAGAAATGGGAACACAGTTGCTCAATCAAGGTTTTGTATTGACTTCCAGTGTTGCGGCCATGTCAATGGATGCGACTGGTGGTAACTTTGAGCCTGAAACCTACATTGCACAAATAGAACGAGTGGATTCGGATGAAAAAGCAAGAATCTTTGCCGATGTGGCATCCCAATCCTTTGGGTATCCCGTTTTGGAAACGACCATATCCCCTTTACATAAAAGGCAATCGTTTAAGCTGTTTTTGGGTAAGCTAGGGAACTTTTATTGCAGTTGCGGGATTGTTTATTTGGATAAAGACAAAGTAGCTGGAATCCACATGATTGGAACTTTGCCCGAATTTAGGGGTAGGGGACTGGGAAAGATAATGACCAAACACTTGATTCAGGTTGCGCAAAAAAATGAAAGTCAACAAATTTTTTTGGTCGCCTCTGAGGCCGGCGAGCGGATTTATAGCAAAATGGGCTTTAAAAAGCACGGGGTTTTGCAAAGCTATTCTTTGTAG